The genomic stretch ACCACCTGGAGCAACCGCCGAGTTTGGGGGGATGGAGTTCATCTGGGTTCCTGCTGGGGTCTTCTATCAGGGGGGGAATTCTGGAAATGGTTCCAGTCCTATGAGGAAGGTGCGTATCAGCCCAGGTTTCTGGCTTGGTAAGTTTGAAGTTACCCAAGCACAGTGGAGTCGCGTCATGGGCTCAAATCCGTCGATGTTTAAGGGAGCAGCCAGGCCGGTTGAGGGAATAAGCTGGTCCGATGCTAATAGGTATTGCAAAGAACTGACAAGGCGGCGATCAGCTGTCTTTCGGCTTCCGACTGAAGCCGAGTGGGAGTATGCCTGCAAGCTTGGTGCGATTGCAGAGAGTGGAGAGAATGTTGATAGTTCCGAGTTGCTCGCGTACAACTGGGTCGCGGAAAATAGCGGGAACAGTACGCATCCAGTAGGTACCAGGAAGTCCGACTCATTCGGCTTCTATGATTTGGGGGGAAATGTCTACGAGTGGTGCTTAGATACCTACAGAGCCTACGATGACAAGGCAAGAGAAAACCCCGTAGTCCTTCCTGAGAAGGCTGTCAGTGA from Candidatus Hydrogenedentota bacterium encodes the following:
- a CDS encoding SUMF1/EgtB/PvdO family nonheme iron enzyme, translating into MEFIWVPAGVFYQGGNSGNGSSPMRKVRISPGFWLGKFEVTQAQWSRVMGSNPSMFKGAARPVEGISWSDANRYCKELTRRRSAVFRLPTEAEWEYACKLGAIAESGENVDSSELLAYNWVAENSGNSTHPVGTRKSDSFGFYDLGGNVYEWCLDTYRAYDDKARENPVVLPEKAVSDKVCRGGGYDCTVSLTLPDYRMYHGVNARISRVGMRVLMEAGKRGGHL